In Acidobacteriota bacterium, the genomic window GCACTCTGGCCGCGGGGGATCAGCTGCCGTCGGTGCGGCAGCTGGCCGTGCAGCTCACGGTTAACCCCAACACCGTGGCCAAGGTGTACCGGGAGCTGGAGCAGGAGGGGCTGCTGACCAACCACCCCGGCAAAGGGTGCTTCGCCGCAGTGCCCCCCGGCGGACGGCGCCGCGACGAGCGCCGCGCCCTCATCCGGAGCGAGGCACGGGCGCTGGCGGAGAAGGCCCGCACCGTGGGCCTGTCCGTCGCCGAGCTGCTCGCCATCATCCAGGAGGAATCCCATGAGTGACCCGGCCATCGCCATCGACCGCTTGCGCTACGCCTACCGCCCGGGGCGCCCTGTGCTCCGCGACCTGTCCCTCGCCGTGCCCGCCGGCGCGGTGATGGGCTTTCTCGGCCCCAACGGCGCCGGCAAGACCACCCTGATGCACCTGCTCAACGGCTTCATGCCGCCCGACGCCGGCGCGGTGCAGGTGCTGGGCCGCGAACCTTGGCGGGAGCGGGTCGCGGTGCAA contains:
- a CDS encoding GntR family transcriptional regulator codes for the protein MIQITINPQSPIPIYEQIKERLRLLLLAGTLAAGDQLPSVRQLAVQLTVNPNTVAKVYRELEQEGLLTNHPGKGCFAAVPPGGRRRDERRALIRSEARALAEKARTVGLSVAELLAIIQEESHE